CTAAAACGGGATTTGTTTTGCATGAAGAATAAGAATTGTTgtgaaaattatttattataataattttatagagataatatttaaatgattgacaaaaaaagataatatttaaagtatttcattatattaattagtgttattttaaatattaaaaacatcattattaagatatatttattttagacatagataataataattatatgcaAAAACCAGAAACTAATGGAAATAATCTAAAATTCTACGGCGCGAATGTGAAGAGACCTAAAAATCATATCTTTAATCTTCCCCTATAATACCGACgataaaatatcttttttcttctttttagttGTGAAACAGAAAGAACCAATCTTCCTCTGAAATTTCCTTGATGGATCCCGACGTGATGGAGATCGATCCTCCTCCTTTAGCTTCTAGAACTCGTAAACCTAGAAAGGTTTAATCTTTCGTGCTCTTAATCCTCCACTGTTAATGGGTTTTCCAGAAGAGAAAAAGGGTTTTTTAACTGTGCTCAATTTTACTGATTTACCTGAGAAAAAAGtgaactcttttttttactCTTATGGCTTCATTGATGCATGATGATCATCTgggtgtttagggtttatgtgggTTTAGgtcaattttgaattttgtcacttgtttctctgttttatTTTGTCTGTGAAGATAAAAGTTTGCTGTTTTGTCTTGTTGTAGACTGAAGCTCCTGAAGTAATGATCATCTGGGTTGTCTCTGTGTGTTTAGGCTTTGTGTGGGGTTTTTTTAGGTTAATCTTGTTTTGTTTGCTAGCGTTTTACTATGCTTCTACTGTTTCTTTTCGCCGTTGGTTGCATTGTGTACTTACAGTTTCCTGTTTgtagtatatttttttgttatagtttATGTTGTGTcacttgtttctctgttttatGTGGGTTTAGGTTAATCTTGAAGTGATCGATGTGGAGCAATATCATGTAGATAAGATGAACAAAGGGAAGGCTATACAAGATGGGAACAACCCATCTAGTCATGTGTCTAATGGAGTGATGCCTATAGATGTCGATAGCTACACAGTGGTTCTAAATGATATCCCAACCGGTGTAAAAGTGGTGATGTCTACTACTCAGCCCTGTGAGTTTCAGAATTATAGCAGCAAAGGAACTTCTAAATCAAGTAGAAACAGTTCAAACCCGTTTCTGGCAACTCCATCTTCTGTTCCTCAGTCATTGGATTTTGCCTCCCTGTCAGCCTCCTTTGCTCAGAACAATCAAACGGTTTCCTCCTCTGCGGTTCAACCTGTTGATTCTGATGCTTCTGCTAGCTCTTCTTCCGCTGAGGTTGTTCCTTCATCTCAGGCTAATTTTCTGAGGGACTTTAAAAGGTTTGACACTGTTGAGGATTTCTCAGATCATCACTATCTTTCCAAGGGGAAAGCTTCAAAGCAGGTGATGATGGTTACAATCTTATCATCTCAGAGattgtttatttactttgaTAATTCAACTTTTATCTGAGTCTCTTTTATCTTATCAGCACTCAAAGACTTGGTTGAAAAAGGTTCAAGCAGACTGGAAGATTCTTGAGAATGATTTGCCAGGTTGGTTTATATACTAATATAGTAAATCAATGCTTGTTCTGTTCTTAAAAAAAAGCACTCTTCTGTTTTGCAAAAAGAGACAATATTTGTCAGAGCCTGTGAGTCAAGAATGGATCTACTGAGAGCTGTAATCATTGGTGCTGAGGGAACTCCTTACCATGACGGTCTTTTCTTTTTCGATATTCAGTTTCCAGATTCCTATCCTTCAGTGCCACCAGTATGTCCTCAAAaactttattctatttttagaacccttagatgatgatcagtttcGTTTTATTGTTGACAGAAAGTTCATTACCATTCCGGTGGGCTTAGAATCAACCCCAACCTATACAACTGTGGTAAAGTATGCTTGAGTCTTCTCGGTACATGGACCGGCAACAAGAGGGAGAAATGGCTCCCACAGGAGTCCACAATGTTGCAGCTTCTCGTCTCAATCCAAGCGCTCATCTTGAATCAAAAACCATACTTCAACGAACCTGGCTACGAGCCCACCAAGGGGACTGTATCAGGCGAGGCTCACTCCAAAGTTTACAGCGAGAACGTCTTCATATTGTCCTTGAAAACAATGGTTTACAGCATGAGGAAACCACCCAAGGTAAATAATTGGAcaacgagttttttttttggttctttgaatataaatatcataataaataaattaaaaatctaaaggTGTACAAATgctaaaaacacacaaatattaaaagatCATTTTTCGTAAAACGtagtatttaataaataaaataagcgTTTATTGGTTTTTTGAAGAGTTTTAATAGTTCTGATGAATGTGCAGCACTTTGAAGAGTTTGTTCATAGCCATTACTTTGTGAGGGCACTTGACATAGCGAAAGCGTGTAATGCTTATAAAGATGGAGCTCCTGTTGGTTCCATTTTGAAAGGTGGTGTCCAAGGTATTGAGGAAACTAGCCAGAGTGGCTCTAAGAAGTTTAGGACCGATGTGGCTGCCTTTATGAAGACGGTTGTTGGTGAGTTCGTTAAGTTAGGAGTCAAGGAGCTTGAAGAAAAACCTAAACCACCGCCTGTGGTTGATGCTAACACTGAGAGTAATACAGCTAACCGTAAGAGAAGCAGATCAAGGTAAGCCAAATCTTCCcttttgctttttgtttttaattctttttttcccaaatttataatatgtttgaaaatatttttttgcttcaaaaaatatatatttttttaaatgtttttgctgttttatatttattgaaaaCTTTGTATTATTGATTGTAATACTTTTCGAGTGTATTATTGATTGATtacttttgatatttgtttatttatgtaattattattttttcctttttggtgATAGCATCAAAGAATTTCTCGCGAATATCGGACGCTGCGTTTTTCAGTAATAGTGAGGCGTGCAACAAACAAGTATAAAGTTTGAAGAAACACAGTGGGATGAAAGATTTGGTGAGTAGGAGGAATCTAACAAGGCGCAGAAGTCTGATCTATTATTATTAGATTTTCTTTAATCGTTTAGTATGTGGACAAgaagttttagtttttagtgtTTATAGTTCTGATTTACAAATTTAAGAGATTTCAAATTAGGCctatttcaaatcaaacaaacaaaatcgaTTAGAGATCTCTTGGAGAAGAATCTATGGACAGCTAAGGACAATTCAAGGGGCTTGTCATTGTCATGAACCTCTTGTATTCTCTTGATCTCTCTTCGTCTTCGTGGTTTTGCCTTGTCCAACAAAGCAACTTTGGTAGTAGGGCTTTGGTGCGATTTCTTTTTCCATTTATCTCGGAATGTTGTAATCATAGATCGGTCGGGATGATTGTTTGGTGCATCACGATCCTAGGACGTTGTTGtcttctttggtcaaggcatGTTCCTAAGAGTGGTTGGAAAATGCAATTAATCTTTGATGATGTAAATTACACGTATGATCAATCGCTGAGGTTGCTATAAGAATAACGAGCAAGATGCAGAGGCCAAGCACGGTGATGAAACTAAGCATATCTTCTTCTGAGCTCATCATTTTCTTGCGAGAAACGAGTTCAAGCTCCTTTGTTCAAAAACCCAAAAGATTTAAACGGCTTGATTTTTAGTCATGAAACATGAAATTCAATAGTTTAGGATAAGCCAGGGGGTGATTTGTGTTGATATTTGGTTAAGGTTTGACTCAAATTAATTTCTTATGCTTTCtgacatttttgtttttctaattgtctattatattaaaatagaatcgaaccatttaattaatcatttagTGTCATATTTGATAATTTACATTAATCAATCAAATATAATACAAGTCTAGAAATCCCATCTTAATAATGATAAgtcctttctcaaaaaaagaaataaatcttAATAATGATATTAGCAATAAATTAAtttcaattataaatttaaattttattttttggttctaACAAAATcagttgagaaaaaatctaacaaacatttaccaaaaattatatatatatatatatatatattataaattaattcattttaattagcaataatattcttataaattaataagaaTGCAACTTTTATGATACAAAAATCTATGccgttttaataaatttataattataatctgtattatattaaaatagaatgctgtatgaattaaatatgataaaattagatttaactggtaaatactttttttttaaaatgttttcatttgaataaaatatcattcaccgtTAAAACGGGTTTACATTCGTAAActatgaaatattttatataaagtatgtattattttataccaaaaataaaattatgaacatatttttttttatatctacaactatatatttttttcatatattttgaaacgcttaaaatatgttatcaaaaatgattatatacaaaatataatagtatataactaACTTTTATAGTTCATGGCTTATTAAAAACACAAGATTCATTTATTATATGGAGGGATGGATCATGTCATTCATTAAAACATACACAGGTTCatcatgttaatttttttttcttctcaaacCCGGTGTTGAATTGTAGCAGATTGTATTAGCTTTCATGGTCACAAAGattcaaatataaattactatatTGTTGTCACTTGGAAACTGCACtttgttcaaaaatatattttccctTTCATGTGTAATCCAAAATATTGAGTTAATGATATTGAGTTAATGATTATGTTAGGGGACTTCCGATTTCAGATGTGCTTAGCACTTTGTTTCTTATCTCTTGGAGACAtcttttagggtttctgaaAAAGGTTATGAGCTTATACATACATATCAAACTATAAAGATAAAACTAGGGTTTGGTGTCACTCCGCCCCAGCAAAaatgtatatttgttttttcgGATAAAAAAGTCTTATTTCCACTTGTTCCCGAAAAGGTCACCAGTCAGACCCAGACCCTTAGTTAGCTAAGGTATTTGCTATTGCATATGATAGACTTGTTGAAGCtgctacaaaaatataaaataccaaACTTCattgattataaataaattcatagaaaacatgaaaacaaaccgATATGACCTGAACCAAATCTTCGTAGACATTTCTATCAGTTCAATGAACCGAAAGTTACCTAAAAAGTAACACTAATTAAGACTGAAACTacattttttcatcaaaaatgcaaaattataattttccgccaaaatcacaaaatgtGTGTTTTCTACTTAACCAAAAACATATATGTTCCCACCAAAACTTCAAACACGCATTTTTATGCCAGAATCGTAAAATTACACTTTTACGCTATAAAATCACAAATCACataaaaccgcaaaaacatattttaaccaaaattaCAAATTACATTTTTCTGCTAAAACTGCAAAAATGTATTTCTTACCAAAAgtgcaaaaacacattttctgtCAAATCCGCAAAAACtatttttctgccaaaatcaccggaatatattttttcttcaaaaccaCTAAATTATATTTCCCAgaaaactatatttaaattaagtatattttagataaacaataaaattaatatagttaaacataaaataaaaaatatgaatggatcgaatatataaatcatttgtTTACTACACTTTTCTAG
The sequence above is drawn from the Brassica napus cultivar Da-Ae chromosome A8, Da-Ae, whole genome shotgun sequence genome and encodes:
- the LOC106360430 gene encoding putative ubiquitin-conjugating enzyme E2 38, translating into MDPDVMEIDPPPLASRTRKPRKVNLEVIDVEQYHVDKMNKGKAIQDGNNPSSHVSNGVMPIDVDSYTVVLNDIPTGVKVVMSTTQPCEFQNYSSKGTSKSSRNSSNPFLATPSSVPQSLDFASLSASFAQNNQTVSSSAVQPVDSDASASSSSAEVVPSSQANFLRDFKRFDTVEDFSDHHYLSKGKASKQHSKTWLKKVQADWKILENDLPETIFVRACESRMDLLRAVIIGAEGTPYHDGLFFFDIQFPDSYPSVPPKVHYHSGGLRINPNLYNCGKVCLSLLGTWTGNKREKWLPQESTMLQLLVSIQALILNQKPYFNEPGYEPTKGTVSGEAHSKVYSENVFILSLKTMVYSMRKPPKHFEEFVHSHYFVRALDIAKACNAYKDGAPVGSILKGGVQGIEETSQSGSKKFRTDVAAFMKTVVGEFVKLGVKELEEKPKPPPVVDANTESNTANRKRSRSSIKEFLANIGRCVFQ